A region of Acidithiobacillus ferridurans DNA encodes the following proteins:
- the xerD gene encoding site-specific tyrosine recombinase XerD — translation MPSAGLSAERQRIDTFLDALWLEKNLGENTLTAYRQDLLQVAAALAELGLTLTTADDGALARILGQRLQAGAALRSVVRLLSSVRRFYGYAEREGWVSRDPSRNLQSPRIGRVLPHVLSETETESLLAAPDCTHPLGLRDAAMLELMYACGLRVSELVNLETRQVDLGADMVVVFGKGRKERLVPMGEVASSRVTQYLQMGRPQILGQRISAFLFVTGRGTAMTRQRFWQNIERYARSAGITQTVSPHSLRHAFATHLLNHGADLRSVQLMLGHAALSTTEIYTHVAQARLKALHAKHHPRG, via the coding sequence ATGCCTAGCGCCGGTCTGTCTGCCGAACGGCAGCGGATCGACACCTTTCTTGACGCCCTGTGGCTGGAAAAAAACCTCGGTGAAAATACCCTGACGGCTTATCGTCAGGATTTGCTGCAGGTGGCCGCCGCGCTCGCGGAGCTGGGTCTGACCCTGACTACCGCTGACGACGGCGCCTTGGCGCGCATACTGGGACAGAGGTTACAGGCCGGGGCCGCCCTGCGCTCCGTAGTCCGCCTGCTCTCCAGTGTGCGTCGTTTTTATGGCTACGCGGAGCGGGAGGGCTGGGTATCCCGTGACCCCAGTCGCAACCTGCAGAGTCCTCGTATCGGCCGCGTACTACCCCATGTTCTCAGCGAAACGGAAACAGAGTCCTTGCTGGCGGCCCCTGATTGTACCCACCCACTGGGCCTGCGTGACGCAGCCATGCTGGAACTGATGTACGCCTGCGGTTTGCGGGTATCGGAACTGGTGAATCTGGAGACGCGCCAGGTGGACCTCGGCGCCGATATGGTGGTGGTCTTTGGCAAGGGTCGCAAGGAACGCCTGGTGCCCATGGGAGAAGTGGCGTCCAGCCGCGTGACCCAGTATCTGCAGATGGGTCGTCCGCAGATACTGGGTCAGCGCATCAGTGCCTTCCTTTTTGTGACCGGGCGGGGGACTGCCATGACGCGACAGCGTTTCTGGCAAAACATTGAACGTTACGCCCGGTCTGCCGGAATCACCCAGACCGTATCGCCGCACAGCCTGCGCCACGCCTTTGCCACCCACCTGCTGAACCACGGCGCGGACCTGCGCAGTGTGCAGTTGATGCTGGGACATGCCGCCCTGTCCACCACGGAGATATATACCCATGTGGCGCAGGCGCGGCTCAAGGCGCTGCACGCGAAGCATCACCCGCGCGGGTGA
- the rplS gene encoding 50S ribosomal protein L19, whose amino-acid sequence MNIIDEINQEQMQSVLPAFGAGDTVAVHVKVKEGDRERVQIFEGICIARRNRGLHSAFTVRKISNGEGVERVFPSYSPLVTKVEVKRRGDVRRAKLYYLRDLSGKAARIKEKLG is encoded by the coding sequence ATGAACATCATTGACGAAATCAATCAGGAACAAATGCAGTCGGTACTGCCGGCTTTCGGTGCGGGGGATACGGTGGCCGTTCACGTGAAAGTGAAGGAAGGTGACCGCGAGCGTGTCCAGATTTTTGAAGGTATCTGCATTGCCCGCCGTAACCGCGGCCTGCACTCTGCCTTTACGGTCCGCAAGATCTCCAACGGTGAAGGGGTGGAGCGCGTTTTTCCGTCCTATTCCCCGCTGGTGACCAAGGTTGAAGTAAAGCGCCGTGGCGATGTGCGTCGCGCCAAGCTTTATTACCTGCGTGATCTTTCGGGCAAGGCTGCGCGCATTAAAGAAAAGCTGGGCTGA
- the trmD gene encoding tRNA (guanosine(37)-N1)-methyltransferase TrmD: MRFDVLTIFPGLIHGYLQEGIVGRALTRGLIEVHTWNPRDFSDSAYRRVDDRPFGGGPGMLMMAPPLLAAIAAARQANPGAPVIYLSPQGRRLQQRAVQDFAAAPGLILLAGRYEGIDERVLAAVDAEWSIGDYVLAGGELPALVLMEAVARQLPGLLGHADSAAEDSFAASGLLDCPHYTRPEVVAGEGVPEVLLSGDHGRIRRWRLQQSLGRTAERRPDLLEQRGLRADEQILLEEYRRQRGEVQ; the protein is encoded by the coding sequence ATGCGTTTTGACGTCCTCACCATCTTCCCTGGGCTGATCCACGGCTACTTGCAGGAAGGCATTGTCGGACGCGCGCTGACCCGCGGGCTGATCGAGGTGCATACCTGGAACCCTCGGGATTTCAGTGACAGCGCTTACCGGCGGGTGGATGACCGCCCCTTCGGTGGTGGGCCGGGTATGCTGATGATGGCTCCGCCCTTGCTGGCGGCCATTGCGGCGGCGCGGCAGGCCAATCCCGGGGCACCGGTGATTTACTTGTCGCCCCAGGGGCGGCGCTTGCAGCAGCGGGCGGTGCAGGATTTTGCAGCGGCGCCGGGCCTGATTTTGCTGGCAGGTCGTTATGAAGGTATTGATGAGCGGGTGCTGGCGGCAGTGGATGCGGAATGGTCCATCGGCGACTACGTGCTGGCGGGCGGAGAATTGCCGGCGCTGGTACTGATGGAGGCCGTGGCGCGGCAGTTGCCGGGTCTGCTGGGTCATGCGGATTCCGCAGCAGAAGACAGTTTCGCGGCGTCTGGCCTGCTGGATTGCCCGCATTATACCCGGCCCGAGGTGGTGGCCGGGGAAGGTGTCCCGGAGGTGCTGCTTTCCGGGGACCATGGACGCATCCGGCGCTGGCGTCTGCAGCAGTCGTTGGGACGCACCGCTGAGCGGCGCCCGGATTTGCTGGAGCAGCGAGGGCTGCGGGCAGATGAGCAAATATTGTTGGAAGAGTATCGCCGTCAGCGCGGCGAAGTGCAGTAA
- the rimM gene encoding ribosome maturation factor RimM (Essential for efficient processing of 16S rRNA) has protein sequence MLGRVSGIYGVRGMVKVFSFTESRDSILDYSPWYLGPDRRPWVLEDGRMQGEGVVAKLAQVEDREQARALIGQEIAVIRANLPELAAGEFYWSTLTGLRVLNREGIVLGTVSAFLETGANDVMVVDDGKGGELLIPWSAEASAGVDLPAGQIVVDWQADW, from the coding sequence GTGCTGGGACGTGTCTCCGGCATCTACGGTGTGCGCGGTATGGTGAAAGTTTTTTCTTTCACTGAGTCGCGTGACAGTATCCTCGACTACTCGCCCTGGTACCTCGGGCCTGACCGGCGCCCCTGGGTGCTGGAAGATGGACGTATGCAGGGCGAGGGTGTGGTGGCCAAACTGGCGCAGGTAGAGGACCGTGAGCAGGCGCGTGCCCTTATCGGGCAGGAGATCGCCGTGATCAGGGCTAATTTGCCCGAGTTGGCTGCCGGTGAGTTTTACTGGAGCACGCTGACCGGGCTTCGGGTGCTGAACCGGGAAGGCATCGTTCTCGGCACCGTGTCCGCTTTCCTGGAGACCGGCGCGAATGATGTGATGGTGGTCGACGATGGCAAGGGTGGTGAACTGCTCATCCCATGGTCGGCGGAAGCCTCTGCGGGTGTGGATTTGCCCGCCGGGCAGATTGTCGTGGACTGGCAAGCCGACTGGTGA
- the rpsP gene encoding 30S ribosomal protein S16 → MVVIRMARGGAKKRPFYHIVVADSRSRRDGRFIERLGFYNPVGAVAELRIDKERAAYWLSQGAQPSDTVAGFLKKEGVSKTGVASV, encoded by the coding sequence ATGGTAGTCATTCGTATGGCCCGGGGCGGCGCCAAGAAGCGGCCTTTTTATCACATTGTGGTGGCCGATAGCCGTAGCCGTCGGGATGGCCGTTTCATTGAGCGTCTGGGTTTTTACAATCCCGTTGGCGCGGTAGCGGAGTTGCGGATCGATAAGGAACGCGCCGCTTACTGGTTGAGCCAGGGCGCCCAGCCGTCCGATACCGTCGCCGGCTTTCTGAAGAAAGAAGGCGTGAGCAAGACGGGTGTTGCCAGCGTCTGA
- the ffh gene encoding signal recognition particle protein yields MFDNLTQKLTQTFKNLRGQGRLSEDNIRDALRDVRLALLEADVALPVVKDFINNVRESAMGEAVVKSLTPGQVFVKIVHDELVKLMGAHNDSLDLSARPPAVILLAGLQGSGKTTTSAKLGLWLKDKEKKRVLMVSTDVYRPAAMEQLAHLGKDIEVDVFPSSPGQQPVRIAQDAVEAAQRGVYDVLIVDTAGRLHVDGEMMAEAQALTAAVKPVELLFVVDAMTGQDAVNTAKAFNDALPLTGVILTKADGDARGGAALSVRAITGKPIKFIGIGEKIRKGLEPFYPERMASRILGMGDIVSLVEQVQQDVDEDQARKMTEKLRSGKGFDLEDFREQLRQLERMGGMASIMDKLPGMGELPAEAQSAMQDGKPMRRLEAIINSMTPGERRHPDIIKASRRRRIAAGSGTTVTEVNKLLKQFEMMQKMFKKMGKGGRGLSRLLGMNPKSMLKGSLPFR; encoded by the coding sequence ATGTTTGACAATCTGACCCAGAAACTGACCCAGACTTTCAAGAATCTGCGCGGCCAGGGACGGCTGAGCGAGGACAACATCCGTGACGCCCTGCGCGACGTGCGCCTGGCGCTGCTGGAGGCGGATGTTGCCCTGCCGGTGGTCAAGGACTTTATCAACAACGTGCGCGAATCGGCCATGGGCGAAGCCGTGGTCAAAAGCCTTACGCCGGGGCAGGTCTTCGTCAAGATCGTCCATGACGAATTGGTGAAGCTGATGGGCGCGCATAACGACAGCCTCGACCTCAGCGCCCGCCCTCCGGCTGTGATTCTCCTCGCGGGTTTGCAGGGTTCGGGTAAGACTACCACGAGCGCCAAGCTCGGCCTGTGGCTCAAGGACAAGGAAAAGAAGCGCGTGCTGATGGTCAGTACCGACGTCTATCGTCCTGCCGCCATGGAACAGTTGGCGCATCTGGGTAAGGACATCGAGGTGGATGTATTTCCCTCCAGCCCCGGCCAGCAGCCGGTGCGTATCGCCCAGGATGCGGTGGAGGCGGCGCAGCGCGGCGTCTATGACGTGCTCATCGTCGATACGGCGGGGCGTCTGCACGTGGACGGCGAGATGATGGCCGAGGCGCAGGCACTGACGGCGGCGGTCAAGCCGGTGGAACTGCTCTTTGTGGTGGATGCCATGACCGGTCAGGACGCGGTGAATACCGCCAAGGCCTTTAACGACGCTCTGCCGCTGACCGGCGTGATTCTCACCAAGGCGGACGGTGACGCCCGCGGTGGCGCGGCCCTGTCGGTGCGAGCCATTACCGGCAAGCCCATCAAGTTTATCGGTATCGGTGAGAAAATCCGCAAGGGTCTGGAACCGTTTTATCCCGAGCGCATGGCCTCGCGCATTCTGGGGATGGGTGACATCGTCAGTTTGGTGGAACAGGTCCAGCAGGATGTGGACGAGGATCAGGCCCGGAAAATGACCGAGAAGTTGCGCAGCGGCAAGGGCTTCGATCTGGAAGACTTCCGTGAGCAGTTGCGTCAGCTCGAGCGCATGGGCGGTATGGCCAGCATCATGGATAAGCTGCCGGGTATGGGCGAGTTGCCCGCCGAGGCGCAGAGCGCGATGCAGGATGGCAAGCCCATGCGCCGCCTGGAAGCGATCATCAACTCCATGACGCCCGGCGAAAGGCGTCATCCGGACATCATCAAGGCCTCGCGGCGGCGGCGGATTGCCGCGGGTTCCGGGACGACCGTGACCGAAGTGAACAAACTCCTAAAACAGTTCGAAATGATGCAAAAGATGTTCAAAAAAATGGGTAAAGGGGGCCGGGGGCTCAGCCGTTTGCTGGGGATGAATCCCAAATCCATGTTGAAGGGCAGTTTACCCTTCCGTTAG
- a CDS encoding NADPH-dependent FMN reductase, translating to MSGNLPNTDDVLLQVPDVRCLRSAAETDHPPRILLLYGSNRECSYSRLLTLEAERLLRYFGAETHVFHPSGLPLPDDAPVTHPKVVELQGYASASGRIARLLHTVQNPPLHEGDPCLTI from the coding sequence ATGTCTGGAAATTTGCCCAATACCGACGATGTGCTGCTGCAGGTGCCGGATGTCCGGTGTTTGCGGAGTGCCGCCGAAACGGATCACCCGCCGCGCATCTTGCTGCTGTATGGCTCCAACCGGGAATGTTCCTACAGTCGCCTGTTGACGCTGGAGGCGGAACGTCTGCTGCGATACTTTGGCGCGGAAACCCACGTCTTTCACCCGTCGGGACTACCCCTGCCCGATGATGCCCCGGTGACACATCCCAAAGTGGTAGAATTGCAGGGCTACGCAAGTGCCAGCGGACGCATTGCGCGACTGCTCCATACAGTCCAAAATCCACCGCTACACGAGGGGGACCCATGTTTGACAATCTGA
- a CDS encoding arsenic transporter: MLAVAIFLVTLILVIWQPKGLSIGWSAMGGAVAALATGVITWGDIPIVWHIVWDATFTFVALIIISLILDEAGFFHWAALHVVRWGGGRGRLLFPLIVVLGAMIAAVFANDGAALLLTPIVMAILLRLDFTPAATFAFVIATGFVADTTSLPLMISNLVNIVSANYFDISFDRYAMVMVPVDLVALAATLGVLWLYFRRVVPRRYLTSDLPEPASVIKDHVVFRASFPVLILLLVAYFVTAQWQIPVSVVTGTGALILLALAGRWPQGGRGARIPVRKVLQEAPWAIVVFSLGMYLVVYGLRNAGLTSYVAMALHWFAGHGTVAAALGTGFLAALLSSIMNNMPAVLVGALAIHQLSSVATDPMLREIMVYANVIGCDLGPKFTPIGSLATLLWLHVLSRKGMTVTWGQYMRTGLLITPPVLLVTLLALAWWLPLA, encoded by the coding sequence ATGCTGGCCGTCGCCATATTTCTCGTCACCCTGATTCTCGTCATCTGGCAACCCAAGGGCCTCAGCATCGGCTGGAGCGCCATGGGTGGCGCTGTCGCGGCGCTGGCCACCGGCGTCATCACCTGGGGCGACATTCCCATCGTCTGGCACATTGTCTGGGATGCCACCTTTACCTTTGTGGCCTTGATCATTATCTCGCTGATTCTCGATGAGGCAGGATTTTTTCACTGGGCGGCCCTGCATGTGGTTCGCTGGGGTGGTGGTCGCGGGCGCCTGCTCTTTCCTTTGATCGTCGTGCTGGGGGCCATGATTGCTGCGGTGTTCGCCAACGACGGCGCGGCGTTGTTGCTCACCCCGATCGTCATGGCCATATTGCTGCGCCTGGATTTTACCCCGGCGGCCACTTTTGCCTTTGTCATTGCGACGGGTTTCGTGGCCGACACCACCAGCCTGCCGCTGATGATTTCCAATCTGGTGAACATCGTCAGTGCGAACTACTTCGATATCTCTTTTGATCGTTATGCAATGGTGATGGTGCCGGTGGATCTGGTGGCCTTGGCCGCGACGCTGGGAGTGCTCTGGCTCTATTTCCGGCGGGTGGTGCCACGCCGATATCTGACCAGTGACCTGCCCGAGCCGGCTTCAGTCATCAAGGATCACGTGGTTTTTCGGGCCAGTTTTCCGGTGTTGATTCTGTTGTTGGTGGCCTATTTTGTCACTGCGCAATGGCAGATTCCGGTCTCCGTGGTGACCGGAACCGGTGCGTTGATCCTGTTGGCGCTGGCCGGGCGCTGGCCACAGGGCGGGCGCGGCGCGCGGATTCCCGTGCGCAAAGTGCTGCAGGAAGCCCCTTGGGCGATTGTGGTTTTCAGTTTGGGTATGTATCTGGTGGTTTATGGATTACGCAATGCCGGACTCACCAGTTATGTGGCCATGGCCCTGCACTGGTTTGCCGGTCACGGGACCGTGGCCGCGGCGCTGGGCACGGGGTTTCTCGCGGCCCTGCTGTCTTCCATCATGAACAATATGCCAGCGGTATTGGTGGGAGCGCTGGCTATCCATCAACTGTCGTCGGTAGCAACAGACCCCATGCTCCGAGAGATCATGGTCTACGCCAATGTTATCGGCTGTGATCTCGGCCCCAAGTTTACCCCGATCGGCAGCCTGGCGACCCTGCTCTGGCTGCATGTGCTGAGTCGCAAAGGTATGACCGTGACTTGGGGACAGTACATGAGAACGGGTCTGCTCATTACCCCGCCGGTATTGTTGGTCACCCTGCTGGCCCTGGCCTGGTGGTTGCCGCTGGCTTGA
- a CDS encoding ArsR/SmtB family transcription factor, which produces MESLQDPAQIVARLEALASPVRLEIFRLLVEQEPTGLVSGDIAEHLGQPHNGISFHLKNLQHAGLVTVQREGRYQRYRAAMPVVRALVAYLTENCCRGTQDCALPRATIPSSVRQGNQR; this is translated from the coding sequence ATGGAATCACTACAAGACCCTGCACAAATCGTCGCCCGCCTGGAGGCCCTGGCCTCGCCGGTGCGCCTGGAGATCTTTCGCCTGCTGGTAGAACAGGAGCCGACGGGTCTGGTATCCGGCGATATTGCCGAGCATCTGGGGCAACCGCACAACGGCATTTCCTTTCATCTGAAAAACCTCCAGCACGCCGGGCTGGTCACCGTGCAGCGCGAAGGACGCTATCAGCGCTACCGGGCAGCCATGCCGGTGGTGCGCGCGCTGGTCGCGTATCTCACCGAAAACTGTTGTCGCGGTACCCAGGATTGCGCTTTACCCCGTGCAACCATCCCTTCTTCGGTCCGCCAAGGAAACCAGCGATGA
- a CDS encoding arsenate reductase ArsC has translation MKTPEILFLCTGNSCRSILAEVTFNALAGPGMHASSAGSHPAGYVHPRSISLLKREGFPTEGLRSKSWEDLKETPDIVITVCASAAGETCPAYLGPAIRAHWGVDDPAKATGTEAQIEAAFDTAYHILRHRIEALLQLPVVELLEKDPAKLRQELEHIGTLLP, from the coding sequence ATGAAAACCCCGGAAATCCTTTTTCTCTGCACCGGCAACTCCTGCCGTTCCATTCTCGCCGAAGTCACCTTCAATGCGCTGGCCGGACCGGGCATGCATGCCAGCAGCGCCGGTAGCCATCCTGCAGGGTACGTCCACCCTCGTTCCATAAGCCTGCTAAAGCGTGAGGGCTTTCCTACGGAAGGTCTGCGCAGCAAATCCTGGGAGGACCTGAAAGAGACTCCGGACATCGTCATCACCGTCTGCGCCAGTGCCGCCGGCGAAACCTGCCCCGCCTATCTGGGACCAGCCATCCGTGCCCACTGGGGTGTGGACGATCCGGCCAAAGCGACCGGTACGGAAGCGCAGATCGAAGCGGCTTTCGATACTGCCTACCATATCCTGCGCCACCGTATCGAAGCCTTGCTGCAGTTACCAGTGGTAGAACTGCTGGAGAAAGATCCGGCAAAGCTGCGGCAGGAACTGGAGCACATCGGCACTTTGCTGCCTTAA
- a CDS encoding efflux RND transporter periplasmic adaptor subunit, with amino-acid sequence MAISRKKRALALVVVLIVAGAVAYYFLSRNHAPEKTVTIYGNIDIRQVQAAFDDNGRLLGLRVQEGDRVKKGQLLADLDPVRFQDAVDKDAAGMAAQEQVLARLLAGSRPEEIAEARAEAAAAQATLSNAEITWQRQQSLAAEQYVPKQSLDNAAAALKTARANLDHAQQALTLAIKGPRKEDIAAARQQLQADKAGLSLARRELTDTRLYAPEDGVVQDRILEPGDMVSPQTPVFTLALDNPVWVRAYLPEKALGQVRLGMKATIDSDSFPGKSFSGWVGFISPTAEFTPKTVQTTELRTELVYRVRVYACNPQHRLRLGMPVTVHIPLIDNQPQKLSAHPCGN; translated from the coding sequence ATGGCCATTTCCCGCAAAAAACGCGCACTGGCACTGGTAGTAGTGCTTATCGTTGCTGGTGCGGTCGCCTATTATTTTCTGAGCCGCAATCACGCCCCAGAAAAAACCGTCACCATCTACGGCAATATCGACATTCGCCAGGTGCAAGCCGCCTTTGACGACAATGGCCGGCTTCTCGGTCTTCGGGTACAGGAGGGCGACCGGGTAAAAAAGGGACAATTGCTGGCCGATCTGGACCCCGTACGCTTCCAGGACGCTGTAGATAAAGATGCCGCAGGCATGGCCGCACAGGAGCAGGTGCTAGCTCGCCTGCTGGCGGGTTCCCGTCCGGAAGAAATCGCCGAAGCCCGGGCCGAAGCCGCTGCCGCTCAAGCGACCCTGAGCAATGCCGAGATCACCTGGCAACGCCAGCAGTCCCTGGCCGCCGAGCAATACGTGCCCAAGCAAAGCCTCGACAACGCCGCCGCCGCCCTGAAGACCGCCCGCGCCAATCTCGATCACGCCCAGCAGGCACTGACCCTGGCTATCAAGGGGCCGCGCAAAGAAGATATTGCGGCGGCGCGGCAGCAGCTGCAAGCCGATAAGGCAGGTCTGTCTCTGGCGCGCCGCGAACTCACGGACACCCGTCTTTATGCGCCAGAAGACGGCGTCGTTCAGGACCGTATTCTGGAGCCGGGCGACATGGTTTCCCCGCAGACCCCGGTGTTCACTCTGGCATTGGATAATCCGGTCTGGGTGCGCGCCTATCTGCCGGAAAAGGCGTTGGGGCAGGTGCGACTGGGCATGAAGGCGACGATCGATAGTGATTCCTTCCCGGGCAAATCTTTCTCGGGCTGGGTGGGTTTCATTTCGCCCACTGCGGAATTCACGCCCAAGACCGTGCAAACCACGGAGTTGCGTACGGAGTTGGTGTACCGGGTGCGGGTCTATGCCTGCAATCCGCAGCATCGCCTGCGCCTGGGTATGCCCGTCACCGTTCATATTCCGCTGATAGACAACCAGCCGCAAAAGCTTTCTGCGCATCCTTGCGGAAACTGA
- a CDS encoding ATP-binding cassette domain-containing protein, with protein MAEADTPLRFTEVSKGFARGRARVQALDRLEIALQAGTVTGLLGPDGAGKTTLMRLATGLLLPDTGTVTVLGADTRSQANTIQREIGYMPQRFGLYEDLTVQENLDLYADLQGLGREDARARQQDLLKLTALGPFGARRSGALSGGMKQKLGLACALLRAPQLLLLDEPTVGVDPIARRELWDIVQGLRDKGVTVLMSTAYFDEAERCDEIILLHQGRLLKKDTPKAFGAPLQGRCLLVTNNHATSKRHLREALQARLGVQDARILAEGVRVLCRTTAQPAAAEGEQWQPVDPVFEDAFVDLLGVPVTATAASAATTAPATGTAPQASASAPPGQESAVETVIEVRDLCKFFGHFEAVKGNTFRVQKGQIFGLLGANGAGKTTTFRMLCGLLPASSGTLRVAGVDMRHASGRARARIGYVSQKFALYGNLSCDQNLAFFSAAYGLRGTQRQDRLNWARQEFQLRDYRDVNADDLPLGIKQRLALACALLHEPPILFLDEPTSGVDPLARREFWQRVNALAESGVTVMITTHFMDEAEYCDNLVLMSLGEVLAQGSPEQVRAQAKDAEHPDPSMEDAFILLIQAHESRIRRAS; from the coding sequence GTGGCTGAGGCTGATACCCCGCTGCGTTTTACCGAGGTCAGCAAGGGCTTCGCCCGCGGCCGAGCCCGGGTGCAGGCGCTGGACCGACTGGAAATTGCGCTGCAGGCAGGCACCGTCACCGGCCTGCTGGGTCCCGATGGTGCCGGCAAAACAACGTTGATGCGTTTGGCGACGGGCCTGCTCCTGCCAGATACCGGAACGGTGACGGTCCTGGGCGCAGACACTCGCAGCCAGGCCAATACCATTCAGCGCGAAATCGGCTACATGCCCCAGCGCTTCGGCCTTTACGAAGACCTCACGGTACAAGAGAACCTGGATCTCTATGCCGACCTGCAGGGACTCGGCCGGGAAGATGCCCGCGCCCGCCAGCAGGACCTGCTCAAGCTGACAGCCCTGGGTCCCTTCGGTGCGCGGCGTTCCGGAGCCCTTTCCGGCGGCATGAAGCAAAAGCTCGGCCTCGCCTGTGCGCTGTTACGCGCGCCGCAATTGCTGCTGCTCGACGAACCTACCGTTGGTGTCGACCCCATCGCGCGCCGCGAGCTCTGGGACATCGTTCAGGGACTGCGGGACAAGGGCGTGACGGTCCTCATGAGTACGGCCTATTTTGATGAGGCGGAGCGCTGCGACGAAATCATCCTGCTCCATCAGGGCAGACTGCTCAAGAAAGACACCCCCAAGGCCTTCGGCGCGCCCCTACAAGGACGCTGCTTGCTGGTGACCAACAACCATGCCACCAGCAAGCGGCATCTACGCGAGGCGTTACAAGCCCGTCTGGGTGTTCAGGATGCCCGCATTCTGGCGGAGGGAGTGCGGGTGCTCTGCCGGACCACCGCGCAACCCGCTGCGGCGGAGGGCGAACAATGGCAACCCGTCGATCCGGTCTTTGAAGATGCGTTTGTGGATTTGCTGGGCGTGCCGGTGACCGCTACAGCCGCCAGCGCGGCGACCACTGCTCCTGCGACCGGCACCGCACCCCAGGCGTCGGCCAGCGCACCGCCGGGACAGGAATCCGCAGTGGAAACCGTCATCGAAGTACGCGATCTCTGCAAATTCTTCGGTCACTTCGAGGCCGTCAAGGGCAACACCTTCCGTGTGCAGAAAGGGCAGATTTTTGGCCTGCTGGGCGCCAACGGCGCTGGCAAGACCACGACTTTCCGCATGCTCTGTGGCCTGTTACCGGCGTCCTCCGGCACCTTGCGCGTCGCCGGGGTCGACATGCGCCACGCCAGCGGCCGGGCGCGGGCACGCATCGGTTACGTCTCTCAGAAGTTTGCGCTCTACGGCAACCTCAGTTGCGATCAGAATCTCGCCTTTTTCTCGGCGGCTTATGGCTTGCGCGGTACCCAGCGGCAGGATCGCCTGAACTGGGCGCGTCAGGAATTTCAGTTGCGCGACTACCGCGACGTCAACGCCGATGATCTACCTTTGGGTATCAAGCAGCGTCTCGCCCTGGCCTGCGCGCTGCTACACGAACCGCCCATCCTCTTCCTCGACGAACCCACCTCTGGTGTCGATCCTCTGGCGCGCCGGGAATTCTGGCAGCGGGTCAATGCCCTTGCAGAGTCGGGTGTCACCGTAATGATCACCACCCACTTTATGGATGAAGCCGAATACTGCGACAACCTGGTGTTGATGTCCCTCGGCGAAGTGCTCGCCCAGGGCAGCCCCGAGCAGGTGCGGGCCCAGGCCAAGGATGCAGAGCATCCCGACCCCAGCATGGAAGACGCCTTCATTCTCCTGATCCAGGCCCACGAAAGCCGGATCCGGAGGGCGTCATGA